The following coding sequences lie in one Cloeon dipterum chromosome 1, ieCloDipt1.1, whole genome shotgun sequence genomic window:
- the LOC135941155 gene encoding trafficking protein particle complex subunit 2-like protein gives MAVCVAVIGKDNAPKYVSCLNPNMELDFHYKVHNALDVVEEKMSANGKASGDIRELYLGLLNSTDDHKIFGYVTNTKIKFVIVTESANTSLRDNEVRMMFRRLHSVYADVVCNPFYNPSEPISSKAFNETVRNMMAGNL, from the exons ATGGCTGTTTGTGTTGCTGTCATCGGCAAAGAc AATGCTCCAAAGTATGTTTCCTGCCTCAACCCAAACATGGAATTGGATTTTCACTACAAAGTTCACAATGCATTGGATGTAGTAGAGGAGAAAATGTCTGCAAACGGCAAGGCGAGTGGTGACATCAGGGAGCTGTACCTAGGCCTGCTAAACTCAACAGATGAtcataaaat atttggaTACGTTaccaacacaaaaataaaatttgttattgtCACCGAGTCTGCCAACACATCACTCAGGGACAATGAAGTGCGAATG atgTTCAGAAGACTGCATAGTGTCTATGCAGATGTTGTGTGTAACCCGTTCTACAATCCAAGTGAACCAATTTCTTCTAA GGCCTTCAACGAGACTGTGAGAAATATGATGGCTGGAAATCTCTAA